Proteins from a genomic interval of Cucumis melo cultivar AY chromosome 7, USDA_Cmelo_AY_1.0, whole genome shotgun sequence:
- the LOC103492945 gene encoding uncharacterized protein LOC103492945 isoform X2, with protein MRSSFTFFISIIFVLFLTLQIQVNATPAGPLIKHLSSLVKWTRSSYKSLPAPPLDGDVLQFENGYLVETVVEGNEIGVLPHKIHVSKDGELFVVDSVNSNIVKISPPLSKFITRQAVYRNTRARLVAGSFQSHTGHIDGKPNDARFNHPRGVTVDDKGNVYVADTLNLAIRKIGDAGVTTIAGGKSNVVGYRDGPGEDAKFSNDFDVMYVRSTCSLLVIDRGNAAIRQISLNLEDCEYQDSSISNSDVLMIIGAVLAGYATYMLQQGFGTSNASQTYPPLETEYSEKPYKEASSSVMDSVKEEPGWPSFGRLIIDLSKLALEAVASIFLSFVPARFRARNNQKGLTPLKDSLRMPEDEPKQPTVQMQRTPVPLTETRQAHTVDTRDPFPEVMKPSKLNTSSFKDPSLQSKHRSSKRQEHADFYRSGEIAPPYSRSKSQKERPRHRQCEKSAEISYGAVGSEPKPVEMKLADYDNPKYEHYNIRNKYGLNGSFGF; from the exons ATGAGGAGCTCGTTTACATTTTTCATTTCTATAATATTTGTACTGTTTCTCACTCTTCAAATCCAAGTAAATGCTACTCCTGCAG GACCATTGATAAAACACTTGTCTTCTCTTGTCAAATGGACCAGGTCTTCTTATAAATCCCTCCCAGCACCCCCATTAG ATGGGGATGTCCTTCAGTTTGAGAATGGGTACTTGGTTGAAACTGTAGTGGAGGGAAATGAAATTGGAGTTCTTCCACATAAGATCCATGTCTCGAAGGACGGTGAACTTTTTGTTGTTGATTCGGTTAATAGCAATATTGTGAAGATCTCTCCCCCTTTATCTAAAT TCATCACAAGACAAGCTGTATACAGAA ATACTAGAGCAAGATTGGTTGCTGGTTCATTTCAAAGCCACACAGGACATATTGATGGAAAACCTAATGATGCTCGCTTTAACCATCCAAGAGGTGTAACCGTGGATGATAAAGGAAATGTGTATGTAGCTGATACCTTGAATTTGGCCATCAGAAAGATTGGAGATGCTG GCGTGACAACCATTGCAGGGGGAAAATCAAACGTTGTAGGCTACAGGGATGGACCTGGTGAAGATGCAAAATTCTCAAACGATTTTGATGTAATGTATGTCCGTTCTACTTGTTCTTTGTTGGTTATTGACCGTGGAAATGCTGCAATTCGTCAAATTTCTCTAAATCTGGAGGATTGTGAATATCAAGACAGTTCGATTTCCAACAGTG ATGTTCTTATGATCATCGGTGCTGTTTTGGCGGGATATGCAACATATATGCTTCAGCAGGGCTTTGGAACCTCGAATGCGTCTCAGACA TATCCTCCTTTAGAAACTGAGTACAGTGAAAAACCATACAAGGAAGCGTCAAGCTCGGTCATGGACAGTGTAAAGGAGGAACCAGGATGGCCTTCATTTGGACGACTCATCATTGATCTTTCCAAACTGGCTCTTGAAGCTGTGGCTagcatttttctttcttttgttccGGCTCGTTTCAGAGCTCGTAACAACCAAAAAGGCCTAACTCCATTGAAAGATTCTCTCAGGATGCCTGAAGATGAACCGAAGCAACCAACAGTTCAAATGCAGAGAACTCCTGTCCCTCTGACTGAAACAAGACAAGCTCATACAGTCGATACAAGAGATCCCTTTCCTGAGGTGATGAAGCCTTCAAAGCTCAACACAAGTAGTTTCAAAGATCCCTCGCTGCAAAGCAAGCACCGATCCTCAAAACGTCAAGAGCATGCTGATTTTTACAGATCAGGTGAGATAGCTCCGCCTTATAGCAGGTCCAAGAGCCAAAAAGAGAGACCCCGACACCGACAGTGTGAGAAAAGTGCAGAGATTAGTTACGGAGCTGTAGGATCTGAGCCAAAGCCAGTGGAGATGAAGCTAGCCGATTATGACAATCCAAAGTATGAACATTATAATATCAGGAATAAGTATGGACTAAATGGTTCCTTCGGATTCTAA
- the LOC103492945 gene encoding uncharacterized protein LOC103492945 isoform X3 yields MRSSFTFFISIIFVLFLTLQIQVNATPAGPLIKHLSSLVKWTRSSYKSLPAPPLGNGDVLQFENGYLVETVVEGNEIGVLPHKIHVSKDGELFVVDSVNSNIVKISPPLSKYTRARLVAGSFQSHTGHIDGKPNDARFNHPRGVTVDDKGNVYVADTLNLAIRKIGDAGVTTIAGGKSNVVGYRDGPGEDAKFSNDFDVMYVRSTCSLLVIDRGNAAIRQISLNLEDCEYQDSSISNSDVLMIIGAVLAGYATYMLQQGFGTSNASQTYPPLETEYSEKPYKEASSSVMDSVKEEPGWPSFGRLIIDLSKLALEAVASIFLSFVPARFRARNNQKGLTPLKDSLRMPEDEPKQPTVQMQRTPVPLTETRQAHTVDTRDPFPEVMKPSKLNTSSFKDPSLQSKHRSSKRQEHADFYRSGEIAPPYSRSKSQKERPRHRQCEKSAEISYGAVGSEPKPVEMKLADYDNPKYEHYNIRNKYGLNGSFGF; encoded by the exons ATGAGGAGCTCGTTTACATTTTTCATTTCTATAATATTTGTACTGTTTCTCACTCTTCAAATCCAAGTAAATGCTACTCCTGCAG GACCATTGATAAAACACTTGTCTTCTCTTGTCAAATGGACCAGGTCTTCTTATAAATCCCTCCCAGCACCCCCATTAGGTA ATGGGGATGTCCTTCAGTTTGAGAATGGGTACTTGGTTGAAACTGTAGTGGAGGGAAATGAAATTGGAGTTCTTCCACATAAGATCCATGTCTCGAAGGACGGTGAACTTTTTGTTGTTGATTCGGTTAATAGCAATATTGTGAAGATCTCTCCCCCTTTATCTAAAT ATACTAGAGCAAGATTGGTTGCTGGTTCATTTCAAAGCCACACAGGACATATTGATGGAAAACCTAATGATGCTCGCTTTAACCATCCAAGAGGTGTAACCGTGGATGATAAAGGAAATGTGTATGTAGCTGATACCTTGAATTTGGCCATCAGAAAGATTGGAGATGCTG GCGTGACAACCATTGCAGGGGGAAAATCAAACGTTGTAGGCTACAGGGATGGACCTGGTGAAGATGCAAAATTCTCAAACGATTTTGATGTAATGTATGTCCGTTCTACTTGTTCTTTGTTGGTTATTGACCGTGGAAATGCTGCAATTCGTCAAATTTCTCTAAATCTGGAGGATTGTGAATATCAAGACAGTTCGATTTCCAACAGTG ATGTTCTTATGATCATCGGTGCTGTTTTGGCGGGATATGCAACATATATGCTTCAGCAGGGCTTTGGAACCTCGAATGCGTCTCAGACA TATCCTCCTTTAGAAACTGAGTACAGTGAAAAACCATACAAGGAAGCGTCAAGCTCGGTCATGGACAGTGTAAAGGAGGAACCAGGATGGCCTTCATTTGGACGACTCATCATTGATCTTTCCAAACTGGCTCTTGAAGCTGTGGCTagcatttttctttcttttgttccGGCTCGTTTCAGAGCTCGTAACAACCAAAAAGGCCTAACTCCATTGAAAGATTCTCTCAGGATGCCTGAAGATGAACCGAAGCAACCAACAGTTCAAATGCAGAGAACTCCTGTCCCTCTGACTGAAACAAGACAAGCTCATACAGTCGATACAAGAGATCCCTTTCCTGAGGTGATGAAGCCTTCAAAGCTCAACACAAGTAGTTTCAAAGATCCCTCGCTGCAAAGCAAGCACCGATCCTCAAAACGTCAAGAGCATGCTGATTTTTACAGATCAGGTGAGATAGCTCCGCCTTATAGCAGGTCCAAGAGCCAAAAAGAGAGACCCCGACACCGACAGTGTGAGAAAAGTGCAGAGATTAGTTACGGAGCTGTAGGATCTGAGCCAAAGCCAGTGGAGATGAAGCTAGCCGATTATGACAATCCAAAGTATGAACATTATAATATCAGGAATAAGTATGGACTAAATGGTTCCTTCGGATTCTAA
- the LOC103492945 gene encoding uncharacterized protein LOC103492945 isoform X4, with the protein MRSSFTFFISIIFVLFLTLQIQVNATPAGPLIKHLSSLVKWTRSSYKSLPAPPLDGDVLQFENGYLVETVVEGNEIGVLPHKIHVSKDGELFVVDSVNSNIVKISPPLSKYTRARLVAGSFQSHTGHIDGKPNDARFNHPRGVTVDDKGNVYVADTLNLAIRKIGDAGVTTIAGGKSNVVGYRDGPGEDAKFSNDFDVMYVRSTCSLLVIDRGNAAIRQISLNLEDCEYQDSSISNSDVLMIIGAVLAGYATYMLQQGFGTSNASQTYPPLETEYSEKPYKEASSSVMDSVKEEPGWPSFGRLIIDLSKLALEAVASIFLSFVPARFRARNNQKGLTPLKDSLRMPEDEPKQPTVQMQRTPVPLTETRQAHTVDTRDPFPEVMKPSKLNTSSFKDPSLQSKHRSSKRQEHADFYRSGEIAPPYSRSKSQKERPRHRQCEKSAEISYGAVGSEPKPVEMKLADYDNPKYEHYNIRNKYGLNGSFGF; encoded by the exons ATGAGGAGCTCGTTTACATTTTTCATTTCTATAATATTTGTACTGTTTCTCACTCTTCAAATCCAAGTAAATGCTACTCCTGCAG GACCATTGATAAAACACTTGTCTTCTCTTGTCAAATGGACCAGGTCTTCTTATAAATCCCTCCCAGCACCCCCATTAG ATGGGGATGTCCTTCAGTTTGAGAATGGGTACTTGGTTGAAACTGTAGTGGAGGGAAATGAAATTGGAGTTCTTCCACATAAGATCCATGTCTCGAAGGACGGTGAACTTTTTGTTGTTGATTCGGTTAATAGCAATATTGTGAAGATCTCTCCCCCTTTATCTAAAT ATACTAGAGCAAGATTGGTTGCTGGTTCATTTCAAAGCCACACAGGACATATTGATGGAAAACCTAATGATGCTCGCTTTAACCATCCAAGAGGTGTAACCGTGGATGATAAAGGAAATGTGTATGTAGCTGATACCTTGAATTTGGCCATCAGAAAGATTGGAGATGCTG GCGTGACAACCATTGCAGGGGGAAAATCAAACGTTGTAGGCTACAGGGATGGACCTGGTGAAGATGCAAAATTCTCAAACGATTTTGATGTAATGTATGTCCGTTCTACTTGTTCTTTGTTGGTTATTGACCGTGGAAATGCTGCAATTCGTCAAATTTCTCTAAATCTGGAGGATTGTGAATATCAAGACAGTTCGATTTCCAACAGTG ATGTTCTTATGATCATCGGTGCTGTTTTGGCGGGATATGCAACATATATGCTTCAGCAGGGCTTTGGAACCTCGAATGCGTCTCAGACA TATCCTCCTTTAGAAACTGAGTACAGTGAAAAACCATACAAGGAAGCGTCAAGCTCGGTCATGGACAGTGTAAAGGAGGAACCAGGATGGCCTTCATTTGGACGACTCATCATTGATCTTTCCAAACTGGCTCTTGAAGCTGTGGCTagcatttttctttcttttgttccGGCTCGTTTCAGAGCTCGTAACAACCAAAAAGGCCTAACTCCATTGAAAGATTCTCTCAGGATGCCTGAAGATGAACCGAAGCAACCAACAGTTCAAATGCAGAGAACTCCTGTCCCTCTGACTGAAACAAGACAAGCTCATACAGTCGATACAAGAGATCCCTTTCCTGAGGTGATGAAGCCTTCAAAGCTCAACACAAGTAGTTTCAAAGATCCCTCGCTGCAAAGCAAGCACCGATCCTCAAAACGTCAAGAGCATGCTGATTTTTACAGATCAGGTGAGATAGCTCCGCCTTATAGCAGGTCCAAGAGCCAAAAAGAGAGACCCCGACACCGACAGTGTGAGAAAAGTGCAGAGATTAGTTACGGAGCTGTAGGATCTGAGCCAAAGCCAGTGGAGATGAAGCTAGCCGATTATGACAATCCAAAGTATGAACATTATAATATCAGGAATAAGTATGGACTAAATGGTTCCTTCGGATTCTAA
- the LOC103492945 gene encoding uncharacterized protein LOC103492945 isoform X5 yields the protein MRSSFTFFISIIFVLFLTLQIQVNATPADGDVLQFENGYLVETVVEGNEIGVLPHKIHVSKDGELFVVDSVNSNIVKISPPLSKFITRQAVYRNTRARLVAGSFQSHTGHIDGKPNDARFNHPRGVTVDDKGNVYVADTLNLAIRKIGDAGVTTIAGGKSNVVGYRDGPGEDAKFSNDFDVMYVRSTCSLLVIDRGNAAIRQISLNLEDCEYQDSSISNSDVLMIIGAVLAGYATYMLQQGFGTSNASQTYPPLETEYSEKPYKEASSSVMDSVKEEPGWPSFGRLIIDLSKLALEAVASIFLSFVPARFRARNNQKGLTPLKDSLRMPEDEPKQPTVQMQRTPVPLTETRQAHTVDTRDPFPEVMKPSKLNTSSFKDPSLQSKHRSSKRQEHADFYRSGEIAPPYSRSKSQKERPRHRQCEKSAEISYGAVGSEPKPVEMKLADYDNPKYEHYNIRNKYGLNGSFGF from the exons ATGAGGAGCTCGTTTACATTTTTCATTTCTATAATATTTGTACTGTTTCTCACTCTTCAAATCCAAGTAAATGCTACTCCTGCAG ATGGGGATGTCCTTCAGTTTGAGAATGGGTACTTGGTTGAAACTGTAGTGGAGGGAAATGAAATTGGAGTTCTTCCACATAAGATCCATGTCTCGAAGGACGGTGAACTTTTTGTTGTTGATTCGGTTAATAGCAATATTGTGAAGATCTCTCCCCCTTTATCTAAAT TCATCACAAGACAAGCTGTATACAGAA ATACTAGAGCAAGATTGGTTGCTGGTTCATTTCAAAGCCACACAGGACATATTGATGGAAAACCTAATGATGCTCGCTTTAACCATCCAAGAGGTGTAACCGTGGATGATAAAGGAAATGTGTATGTAGCTGATACCTTGAATTTGGCCATCAGAAAGATTGGAGATGCTG GCGTGACAACCATTGCAGGGGGAAAATCAAACGTTGTAGGCTACAGGGATGGACCTGGTGAAGATGCAAAATTCTCAAACGATTTTGATGTAATGTATGTCCGTTCTACTTGTTCTTTGTTGGTTATTGACCGTGGAAATGCTGCAATTCGTCAAATTTCTCTAAATCTGGAGGATTGTGAATATCAAGACAGTTCGATTTCCAACAGTG ATGTTCTTATGATCATCGGTGCTGTTTTGGCGGGATATGCAACATATATGCTTCAGCAGGGCTTTGGAACCTCGAATGCGTCTCAGACA TATCCTCCTTTAGAAACTGAGTACAGTGAAAAACCATACAAGGAAGCGTCAAGCTCGGTCATGGACAGTGTAAAGGAGGAACCAGGATGGCCTTCATTTGGACGACTCATCATTGATCTTTCCAAACTGGCTCTTGAAGCTGTGGCTagcatttttctttcttttgttccGGCTCGTTTCAGAGCTCGTAACAACCAAAAAGGCCTAACTCCATTGAAAGATTCTCTCAGGATGCCTGAAGATGAACCGAAGCAACCAACAGTTCAAATGCAGAGAACTCCTGTCCCTCTGACTGAAACAAGACAAGCTCATACAGTCGATACAAGAGATCCCTTTCCTGAGGTGATGAAGCCTTCAAAGCTCAACACAAGTAGTTTCAAAGATCCCTCGCTGCAAAGCAAGCACCGATCCTCAAAACGTCAAGAGCATGCTGATTTTTACAGATCAGGTGAGATAGCTCCGCCTTATAGCAGGTCCAAGAGCCAAAAAGAGAGACCCCGACACCGACAGTGTGAGAAAAGTGCAGAGATTAGTTACGGAGCTGTAGGATCTGAGCCAAAGCCAGTGGAGATGAAGCTAGCCGATTATGACAATCCAAAGTATGAACATTATAATATCAGGAATAAGTATGGACTAAATGGTTCCTTCGGATTCTAA
- the LOC103492945 gene encoding uncharacterized protein LOC103492945 isoform X1, with product MRSSFTFFISIIFVLFLTLQIQVNATPAGPLIKHLSSLVKWTRSSYKSLPAPPLGNGDVLQFENGYLVETVVEGNEIGVLPHKIHVSKDGELFVVDSVNSNIVKISPPLSKFITRQAVYRNTRARLVAGSFQSHTGHIDGKPNDARFNHPRGVTVDDKGNVYVADTLNLAIRKIGDAGVTTIAGGKSNVVGYRDGPGEDAKFSNDFDVMYVRSTCSLLVIDRGNAAIRQISLNLEDCEYQDSSISNSDVLMIIGAVLAGYATYMLQQGFGTSNASQTYPPLETEYSEKPYKEASSSVMDSVKEEPGWPSFGRLIIDLSKLALEAVASIFLSFVPARFRARNNQKGLTPLKDSLRMPEDEPKQPTVQMQRTPVPLTETRQAHTVDTRDPFPEVMKPSKLNTSSFKDPSLQSKHRSSKRQEHADFYRSGEIAPPYSRSKSQKERPRHRQCEKSAEISYGAVGSEPKPVEMKLADYDNPKYEHYNIRNKYGLNGSFGF from the exons ATGAGGAGCTCGTTTACATTTTTCATTTCTATAATATTTGTACTGTTTCTCACTCTTCAAATCCAAGTAAATGCTACTCCTGCAG GACCATTGATAAAACACTTGTCTTCTCTTGTCAAATGGACCAGGTCTTCTTATAAATCCCTCCCAGCACCCCCATTAGGTA ATGGGGATGTCCTTCAGTTTGAGAATGGGTACTTGGTTGAAACTGTAGTGGAGGGAAATGAAATTGGAGTTCTTCCACATAAGATCCATGTCTCGAAGGACGGTGAACTTTTTGTTGTTGATTCGGTTAATAGCAATATTGTGAAGATCTCTCCCCCTTTATCTAAAT TCATCACAAGACAAGCTGTATACAGAA ATACTAGAGCAAGATTGGTTGCTGGTTCATTTCAAAGCCACACAGGACATATTGATGGAAAACCTAATGATGCTCGCTTTAACCATCCAAGAGGTGTAACCGTGGATGATAAAGGAAATGTGTATGTAGCTGATACCTTGAATTTGGCCATCAGAAAGATTGGAGATGCTG GCGTGACAACCATTGCAGGGGGAAAATCAAACGTTGTAGGCTACAGGGATGGACCTGGTGAAGATGCAAAATTCTCAAACGATTTTGATGTAATGTATGTCCGTTCTACTTGTTCTTTGTTGGTTATTGACCGTGGAAATGCTGCAATTCGTCAAATTTCTCTAAATCTGGAGGATTGTGAATATCAAGACAGTTCGATTTCCAACAGTG ATGTTCTTATGATCATCGGTGCTGTTTTGGCGGGATATGCAACATATATGCTTCAGCAGGGCTTTGGAACCTCGAATGCGTCTCAGACA TATCCTCCTTTAGAAACTGAGTACAGTGAAAAACCATACAAGGAAGCGTCAAGCTCGGTCATGGACAGTGTAAAGGAGGAACCAGGATGGCCTTCATTTGGACGACTCATCATTGATCTTTCCAAACTGGCTCTTGAAGCTGTGGCTagcatttttctttcttttgttccGGCTCGTTTCAGAGCTCGTAACAACCAAAAAGGCCTAACTCCATTGAAAGATTCTCTCAGGATGCCTGAAGATGAACCGAAGCAACCAACAGTTCAAATGCAGAGAACTCCTGTCCCTCTGACTGAAACAAGACAAGCTCATACAGTCGATACAAGAGATCCCTTTCCTGAGGTGATGAAGCCTTCAAAGCTCAACACAAGTAGTTTCAAAGATCCCTCGCTGCAAAGCAAGCACCGATCCTCAAAACGTCAAGAGCATGCTGATTTTTACAGATCAGGTGAGATAGCTCCGCCTTATAGCAGGTCCAAGAGCCAAAAAGAGAGACCCCGACACCGACAGTGTGAGAAAAGTGCAGAGATTAGTTACGGAGCTGTAGGATCTGAGCCAAAGCCAGTGGAGATGAAGCTAGCCGATTATGACAATCCAAAGTATGAACATTATAATATCAGGAATAAGTATGGACTAAATGGTTCCTTCGGATTCTAA
- the LOC103492945 gene encoding uncharacterized protein LOC103492945 isoform X6 has product MRSSFTFFISIIFVLFLTLQIQVNATPADGDVLQFENGYLVETVVEGNEIGVLPHKIHVSKDGELFVVDSVNSNIVKISPPLSKYTRARLVAGSFQSHTGHIDGKPNDARFNHPRGVTVDDKGNVYVADTLNLAIRKIGDAGVTTIAGGKSNVVGYRDGPGEDAKFSNDFDVMYVRSTCSLLVIDRGNAAIRQISLNLEDCEYQDSSISNSDVLMIIGAVLAGYATYMLQQGFGTSNASQTYPPLETEYSEKPYKEASSSVMDSVKEEPGWPSFGRLIIDLSKLALEAVASIFLSFVPARFRARNNQKGLTPLKDSLRMPEDEPKQPTVQMQRTPVPLTETRQAHTVDTRDPFPEVMKPSKLNTSSFKDPSLQSKHRSSKRQEHADFYRSGEIAPPYSRSKSQKERPRHRQCEKSAEISYGAVGSEPKPVEMKLADYDNPKYEHYNIRNKYGLNGSFGF; this is encoded by the exons ATGAGGAGCTCGTTTACATTTTTCATTTCTATAATATTTGTACTGTTTCTCACTCTTCAAATCCAAGTAAATGCTACTCCTGCAG ATGGGGATGTCCTTCAGTTTGAGAATGGGTACTTGGTTGAAACTGTAGTGGAGGGAAATGAAATTGGAGTTCTTCCACATAAGATCCATGTCTCGAAGGACGGTGAACTTTTTGTTGTTGATTCGGTTAATAGCAATATTGTGAAGATCTCTCCCCCTTTATCTAAAT ATACTAGAGCAAGATTGGTTGCTGGTTCATTTCAAAGCCACACAGGACATATTGATGGAAAACCTAATGATGCTCGCTTTAACCATCCAAGAGGTGTAACCGTGGATGATAAAGGAAATGTGTATGTAGCTGATACCTTGAATTTGGCCATCAGAAAGATTGGAGATGCTG GCGTGACAACCATTGCAGGGGGAAAATCAAACGTTGTAGGCTACAGGGATGGACCTGGTGAAGATGCAAAATTCTCAAACGATTTTGATGTAATGTATGTCCGTTCTACTTGTTCTTTGTTGGTTATTGACCGTGGAAATGCTGCAATTCGTCAAATTTCTCTAAATCTGGAGGATTGTGAATATCAAGACAGTTCGATTTCCAACAGTG ATGTTCTTATGATCATCGGTGCTGTTTTGGCGGGATATGCAACATATATGCTTCAGCAGGGCTTTGGAACCTCGAATGCGTCTCAGACA TATCCTCCTTTAGAAACTGAGTACAGTGAAAAACCATACAAGGAAGCGTCAAGCTCGGTCATGGACAGTGTAAAGGAGGAACCAGGATGGCCTTCATTTGGACGACTCATCATTGATCTTTCCAAACTGGCTCTTGAAGCTGTGGCTagcatttttctttcttttgttccGGCTCGTTTCAGAGCTCGTAACAACCAAAAAGGCCTAACTCCATTGAAAGATTCTCTCAGGATGCCTGAAGATGAACCGAAGCAACCAACAGTTCAAATGCAGAGAACTCCTGTCCCTCTGACTGAAACAAGACAAGCTCATACAGTCGATACAAGAGATCCCTTTCCTGAGGTGATGAAGCCTTCAAAGCTCAACACAAGTAGTTTCAAAGATCCCTCGCTGCAAAGCAAGCACCGATCCTCAAAACGTCAAGAGCATGCTGATTTTTACAGATCAGGTGAGATAGCTCCGCCTTATAGCAGGTCCAAGAGCCAAAAAGAGAGACCCCGACACCGACAGTGTGAGAAAAGTGCAGAGATTAGTTACGGAGCTGTAGGATCTGAGCCAAAGCCAGTGGAGATGAAGCTAGCCGATTATGACAATCCAAAGTATGAACATTATAATATCAGGAATAAGTATGGACTAAATGGTTCCTTCGGATTCTAA